Proteins encoded together in one Desulfosporosinus meridiei DSM 13257 window:
- a CDS encoding metallophosphoesterase family protein: MERIAIISDIHGNLPALEAVLEDIKSKNIQRIFCLGDVAGKGPSPAETVDLIKARTEIVIKGNWDCYLTEQSGPAVLKWHQDRLGIERLNYLRSLPIYKEFYISGKLLRLCHASPNDLFHRVYLSSEINKRLKLFEATPTLNVEADIVGYGDIHSAHIDNFSGKTIFNVGSVGNPLDMTQASYGIIEGNLGNRDEGSLAISLVRVPYNVELSIAQAELTDMPEKQEYIDELRTGIYRGLKS; encoded by the coding sequence ATGGAGAGAATCGCAATTATATCAGATATTCATGGGAATTTGCCTGCTTTAGAAGCTGTATTGGAAGATATTAAATCGAAAAATATTCAGCGTATTTTTTGCTTGGGGGATGTAGCGGGAAAAGGGCCTAGTCCTGCTGAAACAGTCGATCTAATTAAAGCGCGGACTGAAATAGTTATTAAAGGCAATTGGGACTGCTATCTAACAGAACAAAGCGGGCCTGCAGTGCTTAAGTGGCATCAGGATAGATTGGGTATTGAGAGACTGAATTATTTAAGGAGTCTTCCAATCTATAAAGAATTTTATATTAGCGGTAAATTATTGAGACTATGCCATGCGTCTCCCAATGATTTATTCCATAGAGTTTACCTTTCATCGGAAATAAATAAGCGACTGAAATTGTTTGAGGCTACTCCAACCCTTAACGTTGAAGCAGATATTGTTGGATATGGTGATATACATAGTGCCCACATTGATAATTTTTCTGGAAAGACAATTTTTAATGTGGGAAGTGTCGGCAATCCACTTGATATGACCCAAGCTTCTTATGGAATAATTGAAGGAAACCTAGGGAATAGAGATGAAGGATCATTAGCTATATCTCTTGTCAGGGTACCCTATAATGTTGAACTATCCATAGCGCAGGCGGAATTAACTGACATGCCAGAGAAGCAAGAGTATATCGACGAATTAAGAACGGGAATCTACAGAGGGCTAAAATCCTAA
- a CDS encoding HD domain-containing phosphohydrolase, with translation MDKNSYWLFATLVSICMYVFTRLIFNLRNKNEELQAYIQQVTAAQEELRYQYYQNLASEKKLSISEEKFRIMYEQAPLGIALSDTLTGKLYDVNPKFAEIVGRKVEEIIGIDWMSLTHPEDIKENLHKSGLMNDKTLENFNIIKRYIKPDGSSVWAKITVATLNFEDKDKPSEICMVEDITEQKLNEDVIKSSEYTFRKLFEGSSDAIILLKDFRIIDCNLAAIELLGYDSKTKIIGKTAWDISPEKQPDGVSSMEKAWEISMLALKQGKYRFEWWHKKENGTVFPVEIMLTSILLRGKQVLHAVWRDVSERKILEQKLEYLSYKDVLTGLYNRRFFEEELMRLNVPRNLPLTIVMADVNGLKLINDSFGHAMGDELLKKVGEVIVRGCRADDIIARLGGDEFVILLPRTASAEIEQIVKRIKNQALNETVGSIEISISFGWETKLDKDEDIREVLKKAEDFMYKKKLFESPSMRGKTIKAIINTLHEKNKREEQHSHRVSALCESMGKALGLPEGEVEELKTVGLLHDIGKIAIEETTLNKPGALAEEEWQEIKRHPEIGYRILSTVNDMSEIADYVLCHHEKWNGTGYPKGLKGEEIPFQSRIIAIIDAYDAMTSERSYRKALSEEVVIKEIQTNSGTQFDPEVVNVFLEKVLRVKAS, from the coding sequence TTGGACAAAAATAGCTACTGGTTATTTGCGACATTAGTTTCTATATGTATGTATGTGTTTACTCGTTTGATATTTAATCTGCGTAATAAAAACGAAGAACTTCAGGCCTATATTCAGCAAGTTACAGCGGCTCAAGAAGAATTAAGATATCAATACTATCAAAACCTTGCAAGTGAAAAAAAGTTGAGTATCAGTGAGGAAAAATTCAGGATAATGTATGAACAAGCACCTTTAGGTATTGCTTTAAGCGATACGTTGACAGGGAAGCTTTACGATGTAAATCCAAAGTTTGCAGAAATAGTTGGCAGAAAGGTTGAAGAAATCATTGGTATTGACTGGATGTCCCTAACTCATCCGGAGGATATCAAGGAAAACCTCCATAAATCGGGTCTAATGAATGATAAGACCTTAGAAAACTTTAATATAATTAAACGTTATATTAAGCCTGATGGTTCAAGTGTTTGGGCCAAGATAACAGTTGCTACTTTAAATTTTGAAGATAAGGATAAGCCCAGTGAAATATGTATGGTAGAAGATATTACTGAACAAAAGTTAAATGAGGACGTAATAAAATCCAGTGAATATACCTTTAGAAAATTATTTGAAGGTTCCTCGGATGCAATAATTTTATTAAAAGATTTTCGAATTATTGATTGCAATCTGGCTGCAATTGAGTTATTAGGCTATGACTCAAAGACAAAAATTATTGGCAAAACCGCGTGGGACATTTCTCCTGAAAAACAACCAGATGGAGTTTCCTCTATGGAAAAGGCCTGGGAAATTAGTATGTTAGCCCTAAAACAGGGCAAATATAGATTTGAATGGTGGCACAAAAAAGAAAATGGTACAGTATTTCCCGTTGAAATAATGTTAACGTCTATATTGCTTAGGGGTAAACAAGTTTTACATGCTGTGTGGCGAGATGTCAGTGAACGAAAAATTTTGGAGCAAAAGCTGGAGTATTTGAGCTATAAGGATGTTTTAACAGGCTTATATAATAGAAGATTCTTTGAGGAAGAACTAATGCGTCTGAATGTTCCAAGGAATTTGCCATTAACCATTGTAATGGCAGACGTAAATGGCCTAAAGCTTATTAACGATTCCTTTGGTCATGCCATGGGAGATGAACTCTTGAAAAAAGTTGGCGAGGTGATCGTTAGAGGTTGTCGAGCAGATGATATAATTGCCAGACTTGGTGGAGATGAATTTGTCATACTCCTGCCTAGAACCGCCAGTGCAGAAATTGAACAAATTGTCAAACGTATTAAAAATCAAGCCTTGAATGAAACAGTTGGCTCAATTGAAATTTCTATTTCTTTCGGGTGGGAAACTAAGCTAGATAAAGATGAAGACATTCGAGAAGTGCTTAAGAAAGCTGAAGACTTTATGTATAAGAAAAAGCTTTTTGAAAGTCCAAGTATGAGAGGTAAAACAATTAAGGCGATCATTAATACCCTACATGAAAAAAACAAGCGCGAGGAACAGCATTCTCATAGAGTATCAGCTTTATGCGAAAGTATGGGGAAAGCATTAGGTTTACCAGAGGGAGAGGTTGAAGAACTCAAAACTGTTGGACTTCTTCATGATATTGGTAAGATTGCCATAGAAGAAACAACTCTTAATAAGCCGGGTGCGCTGGCGGAGGAAGAATGGCAAGAAATAAAGCGGCACCCGGAAATCGGCTATAGAATATTAAGCACTGTCAATGACATGTCGGAAATAGCAGATTACGTCTTATGTCACCACGAAAAGTGGAATGGAACCGGTTATCCCAAAGGGCTTAAAGGAGAAGAAATACCTTTTCAATCAAGAATCATTGCTATCATAGATGCTTATGATGCTATGACTAGTGAAAGAAGTTATCGCAAGGCATTATCGGAAGAAGTAGTAATTAAGGAAATTCAGACCAACTCCGGGACTCAATTTGATCCTGAGGTGGTAAATGTATTCCTTGAAAAGGTTCTAAGAGTTAAAGCTTCGTAA
- a CDS encoding B3/B4 domain-containing protein: protein MIDIIISNELKELCPDLVLGCIQAKVSVESSPKELWEEINCCCDVLQREIHIEELEGLPRIKAGREAYKKLGKAPSRYRLSSEALIRRVLQGKGVYKINNVVDLNNLISLKSTFPIGSYNLKNLNSPITLRIGKAGEQYKGIGKELINISSLPVLTDALGSFGSPTSDSERAMITNDVREILMCLFSFNGEKEVGEYLKYSEELIEEYANGKEIKLKIVQ from the coding sequence ATGATTGACATTATCATATCCAACGAACTAAAAGAACTTTGTCCGGATCTCGTCCTTGGATGTATCCAAGCAAAAGTAAGTGTTGAAAGTAGTCCGAAGGAACTTTGGGAAGAAATAAACTGTTGTTGTGATGTTCTACAGAGAGAGATACATATAGAAGAGTTGGAGGGTTTACCCAGAATAAAGGCGGGTAGGGAAGCCTATAAAAAATTAGGGAAGGCTCCAAGTAGATATAGGTTATCTTCAGAAGCTCTTATAAGAAGGGTCTTGCAGGGTAAGGGAGTTTATAAGATTAACAACGTTGTGGATCTCAATAATCTGATCTCATTAAAATCCACTTTTCCAATTGGCTCATATAATCTTAAAAACTTGAATAGTCCTATAACCTTAAGAATTGGTAAGGCGGGAGAACAATACAAAGGTATTGGTAAAGAACTAATCAATATATCTAGTCTTCCTGTCTTAACTGATGCCCTAGGTAGTTTCGGAAGTCCCACCAGTGATTCTGAAAGAGCCATGATAACCAACGACGTCAGGGAGATTCTAATGTGTCTTTTCTCATTTAATGGGGAAAAAGAAGTGGGAGAATATCTGAAATATTCAGAAGAACTTATCGAAGAATATGCTAACGGCAAAGAAATTAAATTAAAAATCGTTCAGTAG
- a CDS encoding S1C family serine protease has protein sequence MEEDVRSTLNDNINNFSNSNNTQSISRPRAPGRVLAYASLCLISAAIGGLSTIAAIPYIYPTSTVAPLQTANSSFTQVANYTTDQTIYPVAQIAKNVGPAVVGVANFQTGRSFSGKSALQEVGSGSGFIIDVKKGYIATNNHVIEGAQKITVSLSDGRTLEAKLIGADPRTDLAVLQISDTTNLTAVELGDSSKIEVGQSVVAIGNPGGDEFARSVTTGVISATNRTLNLQGVASYNLIQTDAAINPGNSGGPLVNYQGQVIGINSVKYAETGFEGMGFAIPISDALPTIQQLITSGVAKHPALLVSTDDQYNTYAKTNNKPQGAYISAVTLNGPAAKAGIQQGDVITKINDTLIQNSSDLVRELYKNKVGDKVTLTYIRDGQTKQAEAVLGELAST, from the coding sequence ATGGAAGAGGATGTTCGTTCAACACTCAATGACAATATTAACAACTTTAGCAATTCAAACAATACCCAATCTATTTCTCGACCAAGAGCTCCGGGCAGGGTATTGGCTTACGCCAGCTTATGTTTAATTAGCGCAGCTATCGGAGGCCTTTCTACTATTGCGGCAATTCCCTATATCTATCCTACAAGTACTGTCGCACCATTGCAAACCGCTAATTCCTCCTTTACCCAGGTTGCCAATTATACAACTGATCAAACTATTTATCCGGTAGCTCAAATTGCTAAAAATGTTGGACCAGCTGTTGTGGGGGTTGCCAACTTTCAAACCGGCAGGTCTTTCTCTGGGAAATCAGCTCTTCAAGAGGTTGGAAGCGGTTCCGGTTTTATAATTGACGTAAAAAAAGGGTATATCGCAACTAATAATCACGTAATTGAAGGTGCCCAAAAAATTACCGTCAGCTTAAGTGACGGACGTACTCTTGAAGCAAAATTGATTGGCGCGGACCCGCGAACAGATCTTGCAGTATTGCAGATTTCGGATACAACAAACCTTACAGCAGTGGAGCTAGGAGATTCCTCTAAAATCGAAGTGGGTCAGTCAGTAGTTGCTATTGGCAATCCGGGCGGGGACGAATTCGCTCGGTCTGTAACCACGGGGGTTATTTCTGCCACCAATCGCACTCTAAACCTTCAAGGAGTAGCAAGTTACAATCTGATACAAACAGACGCAGCTATCAACCCGGGTAATAGCGGAGGGCCTTTAGTCAATTATCAAGGCCAAGTCATTGGAATTAACTCTGTAAAATATGCCGAAACCGGATTTGAAGGAATGGGCTTTGCTATTCCAATTTCCGATGCTTTACCAACAATACAACAATTAATCACCTCAGGTGTTGCCAAACATCCCGCACTTCTAGTAAGCACCGATGATCAATACAACACTTACGCCAAAACCAACAACAAACCTCAAGGCGCCTACATTTCAGCAGTGACTCTCAACGGCCCGGCCGCGAAGGCCGGTATACAGCAAGGAGATGTCATCACCAAGATCAATGATACGCTAATACAAAATTCTTCCGATCTGGTTCGTGAACTCTATAAAAACAAAGTAGGCGACAAAGTAACCTTAACTTACATCCGAGATGGGCAAACAAAGCAAGCTGAAGCCGTCCTAGGGGAATTAGCTTCAACCTAA
- a CDS encoding 2-hydroxyacid dehydrogenase: MSRWNVYVTNEIPKPALDMLEEFCDMEVNRTGKVLEKSVLLEKVKGRDAVLSLLTDPIDAEVMDAAKGAKIFANYAVGFNNIDIPAATERGIMVSNTPGVLTDTTAEMAWALLFSTARRVVESDKYSRMGKYEGWGPMLFLGQQVMNKTVGVIGAGRIGLSFAKRAKAFDMKVLYSDVAANPEFEKETDGQYVSLETLLQESDFVSVHTPLLPETHHLLGEREFKLMKNTAILINTSRGPVVNEAELVKALQTGEIWGAGLDVYEFEPEFAPGLLELDNAIVCPHIASATFETRTKMGIIAVTNILAAMRGELPPTCLNPEVFKNN; this comes from the coding sequence ATGAGTAGGTGGAATGTTTATGTTACAAACGAAATACCTAAACCTGCACTTGACATGCTAGAAGAATTTTGCGACATGGAGGTCAATCGTACTGGCAAGGTTCTAGAAAAATCTGTTCTATTAGAAAAGGTCAAGGGAAGAGATGCTGTTTTAAGTTTACTTACTGATCCTATAGATGCTGAAGTCATGGATGCAGCTAAGGGAGCTAAGATCTTTGCTAACTATGCGGTAGGCTTTAATAACATAGATATTCCCGCCGCTACCGAACGAGGGATTATGGTCTCTAACACTCCTGGAGTGCTTACTGATACTACTGCAGAAATGGCCTGGGCGTTATTGTTTTCTACGGCTCGAAGAGTCGTTGAATCTGATAAATACTCGAGAATGGGGAAATATGAAGGTTGGGGCCCGATGCTTTTTCTAGGGCAACAAGTAATGAACAAAACTGTTGGCGTCATTGGTGCCGGCAGAATCGGATTGTCCTTTGCCAAAAGAGCAAAGGCCTTTGATATGAAAGTACTCTATTCTGATGTTGCGGCTAATCCTGAATTCGAAAAAGAAACAGACGGTCAATACGTTAGTCTGGAGACTCTTCTCCAAGAATCCGATTTCGTTTCAGTTCACACTCCACTTCTCCCCGAGACCCATCATTTGTTAGGCGAACGGGAGTTTAAACTTATGAAGAACACTGCAATTCTGATTAACACCTCCCGCGGCCCGGTAGTGAATGAAGCAGAGCTGGTCAAAGCTCTGCAAACTGGTGAAATATGGGGCGCAGGACTTGACGTTTATGAGTTTGAGCCGGAATTTGCTCCGGGTCTCTTGGAACTGGACAATGCTATAGTATGCCCCCATATCGCCAGTGCTACGTTTGAAACCCGTACAAAGATGGGTATTATTGCCGTAACTAACATCTTAGCGGCCATGAGGGGAGAACTTCCACCGACTTGTTTAAATCCCGAAGTATTCAAGAATAATTAG